One window from the genome of Dysgonomonadaceae bacterium PH5-43 encodes:
- a CDS encoding hypothetical protein (product_source=Hypo-rule applied; superfamily=53756) has protein sequence MKNLIFISCVFLFCGCIFTYDPPRGVIYIHNNSDEPIYVYNEYGHSDSLPLITLLAFFDLIDVNQTIEQTVGGIRKKPYLSNEEKVTTLFFFTEETIRNYDLEEIYKNQMFVKRVVLTQEELENSNWEYSYSP, from the coding sequence ATGAAAAATTTAATTTTTATCAGTTGTGTATTTTTGTTTTGTGGTTGTATTTTTACTTATGACCCTCCTCGTGGAGTAATTTATATTCACAATAACTCTGATGAACCTATTTACGTTTATAATGAATATGGACATTCAGATAGCCTACCGTTAATTACACTATTGGCATTTTTTGATCTTATAGATGTTAATCAGACAATTGAGCAGACTGTTGGAGGAATCAGAAAAAAGCCATATCTTTCAAATGAAGAGAAAGTGACAACACTTTTCTTTTTTACGGAAGAAACAATTCGTAATTATGATTTGGAAGAAATATACAAAAATCAGATGTTTGTAAAGAGAGTAGTATTAACACAAGAAGAATTAGAAAATAGCAATTGGGAATACAGTTATTCGCCTTGA
- a CDS encoding hypothetical protein (product_source=Hypo-rule applied; superfamily=49410) encodes MKRIILFILLISSLTSCYPPRIIYSIEDPQPSCLRDSVDVRFIKGSTITTGGLSLFLSLYLEISNNKENNIFINQNSTLELRTDSAILKYEISSDSLVYQLGKNDKQLLHLSFRATDSEHITYKTVDIEHKLYLLLDLHNDNGEKIEKCVILKPTGTKRMKYEESPF; translated from the coding sequence ATGAAACGTATAATACTTTTTATATTGCTAATAAGTTCCTTGACCTCGTGCTATCCGCCAAGAATAATATATTCCATAGAAGATCCTCAACCTTCTTGTTTGAGAGATTCGGTTGATGTACGATTCATTAAGGGCAGTACAATTACAACAGGCGGCTTGTCTCTTTTTCTAAGCCTGTATTTAGAAATTTCAAACAACAAAGAGAATAATATCTTTATCAATCAAAATTCTACTTTGGAATTGCGAACAGACTCAGCAATTTTAAAATATGAAATATCTTCGGATTCTCTCGTTTATCAACTTGGCAAGAATGATAAACAATTATTGCATTTGAGTTTTCGAGCAACGGATTCAGAGCACATTACATATAAAACGGTAGATATAGAACATAAACTTTATTTACTTTTGGACTTACACAATGACAATGGAGAAAAAATAGAGAAGTGTGTCATTTTGAAACCAACAGGAACAAAAAGGATGAAGTATGAAGAATCACCTTTTTAA
- a CDS encoding hypothetical protein (product_source=Hypo-rule applied; transmembrane_helix_parts=Outside_1_3,TMhelix_4_23,Inside_24_207) encodes MKSFLSIIIIVVSLMGLGAYPVLNDKSLEINQFLEQPKESIDTLEFIAFWNTFRTALLERDTVSLASILDNGFTMCSPDFLNMETMPSDSHYRQKYMSTVAFTRSIDKLLSHPYELLLKSLDVEKDLAPRKITFDPASWGRRYKNYIYIDDRYYFSTIYKEKDTWIYIMGYNIHPEYESFMAYEFRFEKINNKIKLKVIECTYHSFT; translated from the coding sequence ATGAAGTCGTTTTTATCAATAATAATTATAGTTGTATCATTAATGGGTTTGGGAGCATACCCAGTGTTAAATGATAAGAGTTTAGAAATTAATCAATTTCTGGAACAACCAAAGGAATCTATTGATACTTTGGAGTTTATTGCGTTTTGGAATACTTTTAGAACTGCACTATTGGAGAGAGATACAGTGTCTTTGGCATCAATACTTGATAATGGATTTACAATGTGCTCTCCTGATTTTCTAAATATGGAGACTATGCCTTCTGACTCTCATTATCGACAGAAGTATATGTCAACAGTAGCATTCACTAGGTCTATAGATAAATTATTATCCCATCCTTATGAGCTATTGCTTAAGAGTCTTGATGTTGAAAAAGACTTAGCACCAAGAAAAATAACCTTCGATCCTGCTTCATGGGGGCGTCGTTATAAAAATTATATATATATTGATGATAGATATTATTTCTCAACTATATACAAAGAAAAAGATACTTGGATTTATATTATGGGGTATAATATTCATCCTGAATATGAAAGTTTTATGGCGTATGAATTTAGATTTGAAAAAATTAATAATAAGATTAAGTTGAAAGTGATTGAGTGCACATATCATAGTTTTACATAA
- a CDS encoding hypothetical protein (product_source=Hypo-rule applied), which translates to MYNRFAYDNRGFPTMLKTSGVVSMHYDFDINI; encoded by the coding sequence ATGTATAACAGATTTGCTTACGACAATAGAGGCTTCCCTACAATGTTGAAAACATCTGGAGTTGTGAGTATGCATTATGATTTTGATATTAATATATAG
- a CDS encoding hypothetical protein (product_source=Hypo-rule applied; cath_funfam=3.30.1360.30; superfamily=51621), with protein MKQKQFYRFILKYNRNHGVLIAPKGTDTRFGVEVLPVENWENMEFTVDKGIYLPFMNSNTTANFVNEELKNLIQEVVPKNYPLDFYPIRVKSEEYGSRIYYLIHFRIIFDVIDKDNSVWIGGGIAKPWIDYEKAKDLDFFNSQARINGIMVSDTMKKMMQKRKLDTGIDFRKVPYV; from the coding sequence ATGAAACAGAAACAATTTTATAGATTTATTCTAAAGTATAATAGAAACCATGGTGTTCTTATAGCACCTAAAGGAACAGATACCCGATTTGGAGTTGAAGTTTTGCCTGTTGAAAATTGGGAAAATATGGAATTTACCGTGGATAAAGGGATTTATCTTCCTTTTATGAATTCAAATACAACAGCTAATTTTGTTAATGAGGAATTGAAAAATTTAATTCAAGAAGTTGTCCCGAAAAATTATCCATTAGATTTTTATCCCATTCGAGTGAAAAGTGAAGAGTATGGAAGTCGGATTTATTATTTAATCCATTTTCGAATTATATTTGATGTTATTGATAAAGATAATTCGGTATGGATTGGTGGTGGTATTGCTAAACCATGGATTGATTATGAAAAAGCTAAAGACTTGGATTTCTTTAACTCACAAGCTCGTATCAATGGAATTATGGTATCTGATACAATGAAAAAGATGATGCAAAAACGGAAACTAGATACAGGAATTGATTTTCGTAAAGTTCCATATGTATAA